A window of Daucus carota subsp. sativus chromosome 2, DH1 v3.0, whole genome shotgun sequence genomic DNA:
ATTGACCGTAATTCCCTTCTGTTACATAGTCGAGAAAACTACAAGAAAATGGGTGGAAGGCCAGATGGTTCAAAAGAGAAAGTGAGGATTCCTCCTTCTGCTATGCTGGTGGTTATTGGGAAGCACGAGGAACAGGAAAATGGAATGACTGCCCCGATATATTTGGCGAGTTCACCGATGCTGTTGTtaattcataaaactaaatGACTGATGCTGTATTGCTGTGGTTAATTCTGATCTCAAAGAGGTATTCAAATTTTTCTAATtccataaaaattaaataaccaGTACTAGTGGCTTAGTAGCTAGCTTCTCAGACGCTAAATTTTTGGAAATTATAAATTCTCTTGCTAAATACACCACCACCACAAGGCTTTATTGCTAGTCTAAAAGAATATAAGAACTTTTGAAAGTAATGTACATCTGTGTTGTAATTACCTATATGAATTATGAGTTTGTATGTTTTATTCTATATATAGGATTATACTGGAGTAATTTCCTAGTTCACGAGCATGCTTTAAAAATGTTTGCTTACCTACTTTATCTGCACATCATGTCAGCTGATGCAGTAAAATAAGACCTTCAAGTAGAAAATAGTAGAAGAAACTCTCTGCACATGACCTAGTCCTAATTGTCAGGTTGTCGTGGGAATACTATGGCCTGAGTGGGAATACTATGGCTGGAGATGGATCGAGAAGATATCTCTCACACCAGGATCAAGGTTCTCGTGACAGTTAGTGTACTGTGCTATCTCTACCTCTGTCTCTTGATTTGTTATAGTTCCTTAGACTTCTTTAGCCTTCGGCTAatcatttatttagataatcaGTTGTATCTCCTTGCTAGAAATAATCAAGATAAAGCTTTTCACAAACAGAAGAAagataaaagaaagaaaaaaaaattcatgatgGCCACTTGCCCTGCATTGTTGTCATAATTAACTTTAAGATGCATTTAAAAGTTGCCTATAAATAGTTTTCTGAATAATGTTAAACTTCAGATTTAAttcgtaaaaaaaaaagatttttgaTTCGTAAAAACACAGTTTCCTTTTGTGAAGGATTTAAATTCGAACATAAATTTTAGGCTCGACTTGTAGACAAGCTGAATTTGATGGTAATAGTTCCCGAATGAACTCCAAAGGAGGTGCAATAATACATGTCCAATATTTTCTGCAACTTTTGTAAGGAAATACTGAGGGCTGATGTTTTAATAAGCTCGAAACAAATTTGTTTCTGGCAATTATCAGAGCAAAAATATCGACATTgttaaataactaaaaaaatattattttgttctctcttttcacatttttcatcaaattatttttttaatggtTGCCCCTCAATTTATCGATATATTCAAACatcataatatatgtatttagtgTGAATGTATGCATTTTTCTAGTTTCAGAAACAGAAATTTTGATTGACATTCGAGGCATTCTAAGAAAGAGTTACAAAAATGTCTAGTCTCATGAATAATATACGTCTTGACAGTCCATTATCATATTTGGCAGTCCAGTGCTTACTCACACGTCTTTCTGTATACATGCAAGCTAGATTCCGTCTTCACTTTGCACCCCGGAAAATATCcgaaaatgaattttaatattataatttttatattaataattcaattagCGGGAGTCATATCAATGAATCTGTTATcacttattttaataaaaaccaAAACTTGAGCAGAAATTTAATTAGGTTTCCAGTTCAGCCAAAAGTTGAGCAGAAATTAGCCTCGTGGCCTAAACTAAAGTTATATATAGATTTTATTTCACTTAAACAGCTCTCTGATTTTCCACCTAAAGTGAACCCTCCTTTCAGTGTTTTATGTATTTCTCGTTTGCTTTGCTGCTTATGTGCAAGGCATGGTAATCAACTAGTAAGGTTTGGTCTGCATGCATGTGTAGATCTACGATTCCAACTTTAAGGACATTaagcaaattttcggaaaacacctatatattttttattttgtgagGACACttgtataatttttcaaaatttagaatggtgaaaaaatatttttagggaGGGACACGTGTCACTCATGTCTCTTTCTAGAATCCCCTTTGCATGAAGTTATATGCATCCAAGTACGTGGGTTTTTGGAGTTTACTTTGCCAGTAATCTAAAGGCCAACTTTTGCAGTCCATAAATACCCTTTCTGAGCTACAAACTTTCCAACCAAGTCCCAACAAACAACATTTCATAAATTTGAGAATGCCACCCAATGCAATGCTTCAGTAGCTCTTCTTCTGGCCATGAACATTCTCTTCTTTTCTCTGGTAAGTTCCTGTGACATGAGCCCTAGTCCCGAACCCGAACCAGCTCCAGCTCCAGCTCCGCTGGCTCTCAGGACCCGGCCCTTGGTAGGAAAATGTCCCAAGGACGCCTTGAAATTAGGTGTTTGTGCTGATATCCTCAAGCTAATAAACGGCGTTGTGGTTGGAGCTCCACCAACACTCCCATGCTGCAGCCTTCTTAAAGGCCTCGTCAACCTCGAGGCCGCGGTGTGCCTTTGCACTGCCATAAGAGCCAACCTTCTGGGAATCAAGCTCAACATCCCTATTGCACTCAGCTTAGTTCTTAACAACTGCGGCAAGCAAGTCCCCAATGGCTACGAATGTACATAATTAAATTATCGTTTTACAAGCAAATAAAACGTGATCCAAACACACAGTAGTCTGTATTATTTTAAGATGAAATAAATATTCACTATTTCCAACTTGAGTAGATAAATAATTCGGCAGATGATAATGTTCGTTATAATCAGCTCGAAACAAATTTGTCTCAGGGGATTGTCAGAGCATCTTCGATAAGGGCGTTAAccatatatatcaaaatatacttttattaataaacaaagTATCGgaattatcaaatatcaaaatataaaacttgGTACATTATATGAAACATCAAAAGTACcagtatcaaaaaaaattatcatcatatgaatatttaaaataatttatgaaattatacttcaTATATAGGAGCTGTGCCCAACTTATAATAAATAGCTGAGGGGATGGAGAGAGGATTAATCTTGATGGTTCAGCCAGACTTTAGTCGGAATGCCTCCTCTATTTCCGCCCAACTTAAAAGCCATatatagattttattttattctatcaaTACTCCCCCTACTTTCAGTGTTTTATGTATTTCCAGTTTGCTTTGCTGCTTATGTGGAAGGCATAGTAATCCTGGTAAGGATTTCTGCTCACAATACCCAATGAACGATTTTATCtacaattgaaaaaaaaaatgcaaaccAGAGACTATGCGGCCGTTTGTTTAAAAGAAGCAAAAGTTACTTTTAGGTTCTGTTTTTtttacccgtttgtgtaaataagcatAAACACCtttaaaaagttgagaatgctagctttagAGGGTGTTTGGTCCGGGCTTTTAAGCCCGGCTTTTAGATTTATAAggtagaagcacttattcgtaccttttgtgtaaaaagtcaagaagtacttataaaaaactgAGAATACTAGATTTTGTTTCatggcttctacttctttcccaaacactttaatcacttataagttaacCTCCTTATAACTTCTATTTTACTTTTaattactttaagcaagaagcacttgttttaaactcacccaaacacCCCCAGCTTAGTTTctcagcttctacttcttttcaaaatattttattaacttacttatttctcacttataattcacttctttattttaaacaagaactCAATTTTTTTAAGTTGCTCAAACAATCACTTAAAATTCTTTTAGGTTTGCCCAAACAACATCTGTTTTTCCTCTAATTCAGTTCACGGGACATCAATTATTGATATGTGTGACAAGAACATGTCAAGTTGTTTATGTATTATTCACTCATATAGCCTCCAAAAATTTCTCTATATTTAATGTGCATGACAGCTCAATTTCACAAACTTATCACAGAAAACTCCTATAAATTCAGCACTAATCACAATCCTTTCCATCACAACATAAACACACTCTTCTAGGCATTAACAATACCCCTCATTAGCCTTTCTGCAGTTTGAGAGATGGGTTCCAAGAACAGTGCTTCAATAGCTCTCTTTTTCACCCTCAACATTCTCTTCTTTGCCTTGGTCAGTTCCACTGAAAAATGCCCTGATCCTTATAAGCCTAAGCCCAAGCCCACTCCCAAGCCAACTCCCACTCCTTATCCATCTGCAGGAAAATGCCCTAAGGATGCCCTAAAATTAGGTGTTTGTGCTGATGTCCTCAACTTGGTGCACAATGTTGTGATTGGATCTCCACCAACACTCCCATGCTGCAGCCTTCTTGAAGGCCTCGTCAACCTCGAGGCCGCGGTATGCCTTTGCACAGCCATTAAAGCCAACGTTCTGGGGATCCATCTCAATCTTCCTATTGCCCTCAGCTTAGTTCTAAACAACTGCGGCAAGCAAGTCCCAAATGGCTTCGAATGTACCTAAATTTCTAGTGTGACAGAAGGATCCTGATGTGCTTTCTGGGGATTTTGTTCTTTGTGTTTTTGATTTATTGTAAAGTGTGCTGTTTTTTGATTGCAGTATTGTTGGCTTAAcaatatattcatttatttttcttttatgaagTGATTTAATGGAAAAAATTGTTTTGAGTTCGGTCACCTTAGATTAGTTTGTGGCTTATGGCTTGGTCATGAATACTTTAATActcctccgtcccacaatacaagtctcttttgaaaaaattacgcatGTTGCATTGGAAACTAGAAGTGAACAAGTATTATGAGAAAAAATTTCTTCTAAAAGAGACtagtattgtgggacggagggagtacatgagTGTCAGAGAGAGTAAACTTTTAAGCGTGGTTAAAATTTTTCAAACTCCGAAAAATTACGCATGTTGCATTGGAAACTAGAAGTGAACAAGTATTATGAGAAAAAATTTCTTCTAAAAGAGACtagtattgtgggacggagggagtacatgagTGTCAGAGAGAGTAAACTTTTAAGCGTGGTTAAAATTTTTCAAACTCCGTGAAAAAAGTCTGAAAGACTAGGTATCTAAATGGTGGTGAGTAGTGTGCTAAATTTACAAAATTGGGaaagaaatttttatataaaatgacaTGATATAATTGAGGTGATATGTTTTAATTCgtgttatttatgtgaatatcgGATTCTATTTCAATCAAAAGTTAACAGGTTTCatcttttaaaagattttgtacCCATTTTTGTATACGTAATATTTTTctactttttaatattaaacctAATGGCTCATCTTGCTAATTGTCCGAAgacattttcttttcttcaactaatataattaagaaattcgggaaaataattttagttcttATGAtacaaatctaaaaatattaaaaagagatCATGCACTTGCGatatcttaaaattatatttttcgcACATGGACTAAAATTCTAAAGTTAAAACTTAACGTACCAAAGTAGTGACTaactcaaattttattatttgaatttaatgatataaaataagaaaaactaTTATTTTTTGGGCCCCTCTTGGAAATATTTAAATTCCCCTAAAATGAGTTTTTCTCGGGGAGGGTTTGTCGCCAGCAATCCTGACTACCTTACAGACGACTAATCAAATATATCTGTACGCACCTAGTTCTCTATTCGGTGTTAATGATGCCCGTGACAATGctagagtcaagaatgaatacaGAAATACCCTCATAAACGGACCAGATGAATGTggataaattacaaataaaagaaTCCTGAAATATTTGTCAGGGGCAGTCTAAAATATATGTcggaaaatataatcataataacTAGCACATCTAAAATTTGAAGGTGTTAGAGGAAGGCTCAACAAGATCTTATGCTCTTTTCCTAGTGCAGCATCGATCAGTAGGACTAGGGGTcgtttttactaatttaaacacctaaaaatgaaagaaatctgaaaaaattTAACTTCTGACGGTAAGATGATGCATGAAACAACAGAACGAAACAGATGTAAACTATATAATATGGTTGATTTCGGTTTGCTTGATCCATATCatacaattttttgaaaaaaagcgAGAACTCACTACTAGATATATTGCATTAGACCTCGATTATTAATCAAACGGATGTCTTCGCATGTGCAGAGAAAAGTAAGGGTATAtgacatcggtttttagccgatgtTAAAGGGGAAGGAACATAGACAAGGGTTTGCTTATGAAAACTGATGTATTTAACTCATATTTCTAATTATATTGTAAAACTAAATATGAAATCTTTCTACATTAGTAGGTTAAGGAgcattataaacatatataatacgGAAGAATATTAGACTCATGCATAGATCAGAATTGTTGTCATTATGAACATGTCAAAACATACTACAAACAAAGCTATGTTAAATCATGAGATAAAGAGCAAGCCATGTTAAAAAACCAGGCTTTTACATCAATCGAGAACCTAACACTCTTAGAACTATTTTCTCAATGCCAAATCCAATCAATAATACCCCCCTTATTATTTCATTAAGTACTTATTCACTTCAATAAGTTGTTTATAAATCAGACTATGCTTCCTCTATATCAGTTCACGGGACATCAATTATTGATCATATGTGACAAGAACATGCCAAGTTGTTCATGTATTATTCACTCATATAGCCTCCAAAAATATCTCTTCATTTAATGTGCTTGACAGCTCAATTTCACGAACTTATCACACAGAAACCCCCTATAAATTCATCACTAATCACAATCCTTTCCATTACAACATAAACACTCTTCTAAGCCTCTGATCAACAATAGTTCTCATTAGTCTTTGAGTTTGAGAGATGGGGTCCAAGAACAGTGCTTCAGTAGCTCTCTTTCTCACCCTTAACATTCTCTTCTTTGCATTGGTGAGTTCCACTGAAAAATGCCCTGATCCTTATAAGCCTAAGCCCAAGCCCACTCCCAAACCAACTCCCACTCCTTATCCATCTGCAGGAAAATGCCCTAGAGATGCCCTAAAGTTAGGTGTCTGTGCTGATGTCCTCAACTTGGTGCACAATGTTGTGATTGGATCTCCACCAACACTCCCATGCTGCAGCCTTCTTGAAGGCCTCGTCAACCTCGAGGCCGCGGTATGCCTTTGCACTGCCATTAAAGCTAACATATTGGGAAAGAACCTCAATCTTCCTATTGCCCTTAGCTTAGTTCTTAACAACTGCGGCAAGCAAGTTCCAAATGGCTTCGAATGTACCTAAAATTTCTAGTGTGAGAGAAGGATCATGATGTGCTTTCTGGATTTTGTTCTTTGTGTTTTTGATTATTGTAAAGTGTGCTGTTTCTGATTGCAGTATTGTTGGcttaacaatatattaattttttttttttgtcatttatGAAGCAATTCAAtggaaaattttgttttgagtTCTGTCATCTTAGAGTAGTTATTAGTTTGTGTTCATGAGTACTAATTTGCAGACTACTCAAGCCCATGTGCAAAATTGAAAGTATTGTGTtgtgaatattaaaatttcgaaactggtaaaatttcatatatatagtaCCCATTATTCTTTAGAAAATCGGTGATTAAACAACATTAATAACCGATTAATTACCGTTTCGTAATTCGTCGAGCTAATTAAATTTCGAATTATTTAACAATCatttaattgaattttttttgatccAAATAACCCATGTTCCATACTGTAAATATAATATTGGCATCAATATAAATCTTAAATAAATGGatccataaaaataaaaatgttggAATTCATGCACTTGCATATTCATTTTCATATTCAGAGTATCtatttattatatgttcatgcAACTTGTAATCAAGTTCATTTAGAGTTCTTTGTATCAACTCTTTAAATATTCTCTAGAATCTATACAAAGTATATTCTACATCATTTGTAATTCACTTCAATCAGTGAAATcaaatttagaaatataaaagTTCTTTCatctttatttcttttttttttccatctaTATTTCTTTCTTAGAGCTCGTAGCAACTCATTtagtttcattcaaaaattatatgCCTAAAAGATGTATATAAATGAAATTGTTCAAACGTATTTTAGTTGTAATATATACGCCTATTAGaatatgttaaaataaaatatctgtaAACCGACCTCTAATTTGACATTTGCttcattaaaacaaatattatatatatttgaagctatgaaaataattaaaaaataatttgatcaaagaaaatgaaaatatttaaattaattttactaCAAGTCTGAGTAAAACAAAAAACCATAAACTAGTAGTTAATTTAAATACCAACCACCCGACTACTAAgatttttaggattttttataaatacctACATCTTAAAAACaattgcaaaaatattatcactttttaaaacaaattgcaaaaatactatgtttttttaaaaaaatattgacaaaaataaggaggttgcatatgcaaccatatttgcaactgttagcaactatatatgcaaccacaaataCAATTTTGACTGAAAATTTGCAGGTACTTGCAAATGACGAAAATGAGTACCTCTGCGTTGCCAATACTAATATCACAAAAGTAACCATGAAATGAACTAAAACATAACgagaaaatcaattaaaagcAACTCAACAACCTTCAAAGAAACTGAATTCAGGTAACAAttgttatgttttgattttgtataaatgtatatatgattttgtGCATGCATATACGTGTTTGCGGTCAGTGGCGGAGGCAGAACACAATACTCAAGGAGgcactttttaatttttaatattctagGGGCAATTTTTAACATTCCAGGGTCACAAGGAGTAATATTTTGTAGATTAATATTGTCAAATATATGGatctcatataaaaacatatacacTTTTCTGAAACCTACGGGGGCATGGGCACCCAGAGGCCCCCATGTCCCTCCGCCTCTGTTTGCGGTGCTGGTGGGCTTGGTGGTGTCCGAATGCGGGGCTCGAAAGGGTGGTGTGGGGATTAGTTTTTTAACCGGAGGAGGGGATGTACATTGGAGGCTGTTGATGTTGATTGTTGGTCTATAATGGCCGACTGTAGGAATGGATGTTCGTGCGGGAGGAATAAGGAGAGGGAGAAGAGAGTGCATATTGAGATAGAGAAGAGATTGAGAGCAAAGATGAGGTAGAGGCATTTGTTGGAGTAAGGAGAAATAGGAACACAAAAGCACCCTAGAAATCAGGAAGCCTGAACAACTAAAAATACTTGCCCACATAATACTCCACTACTTAACTCCCTTGCTTCAAACATGCAGATCACACCAAGAAGTTTTCGGAAATAATAATGCTTAGCTTGAGAAAGCGACTTCGTCAAAATATCAGCTTTTTGTTCATTTGTTGGACAAAATTTGAGCTGCAATTCTCCATCTGCTGTGTGACTGCGgataatatgataatgaatGTCGATGTGTTTGGTTCTACTATGGAAGGCTAGATTTCTTGTCATTGCTattgttgctttattataaCAATACATTTCTGTTGCACCATCTTGTTTTTGATGTATATCAACCACCACACGTTGCAACCATAAAGCTTTAAACATATTCAGCCTCCGACGAAGATAAAGCAACCACATCCTACTTCTTTGAACTCCATAAAATTTCTCCTGAACCCAAAGCTAAAAACATGACCTGAAGTGCTCTTTCTATCATCAAGACAACCTACCCAATCACTGTCGCTATACCCAAAAAGCTTGAAATCCGCATCTTTTGAATACCAAATCCCAAACTCAGTCGTCCCTGCTATATGACCAAGTACTCTCTTTGCGGCACCTAAATGTTGCTTTGTTCGATTATGCATATACCTGGATAGCACACTCACAGAGTGCATGATATCTAGTCGTGTATGCGTCAGATAATTTAGCCCGCCAATCAGACTTCTGCAATAGCTTGTATATGCAATTGGTGTACCATCTTAAGCCTACAATTTTTCACCGGTATTCATAGGTGTAGCTGCTGCCTTACAATTTTTCATATGAAACCTACAGAGCAGGTCTTTAGCATATTTCTTTTGCGCAACAAATATTCCATCATCTGCTTGTTTCACCTCAAGACCAAGAAAATACTGCAATGTCCCTAAATCTGACATCTCACACTCACTTTTCATACATGACCTGAACTCATTAACAAGAGTTTCAGACGATCCAAAATAGATCATGTCATCAACGTAAGTGCGTATTACTAAGAATTCGCCATTATCATGCTTTTCACATATAGAGTGGGTTCATTTTCGCTCCTGACGAAACCATGTTGTAGAAAGTAAGAATCAATTCTCTTGTACCATGCTCTCGGTGATTATTTTAACCCATAAAGAGCTTTAATTAGCTTGTACACCTTATTCTCCTTCTCATTAACAACAAATCCATCAGGCTGTGAGACATAAACATCCTCTTCTAGCTCCCCATTTGGGAAAGCAGATTTTAGATCAAATTGATGCACATGTAAGTTCATTTTAGTAGCTAAACAAAGGAGAGTTCTTACCGTTTCAAAACGAGCCACCGGTAAGAGAGTTTCGTCAAAGTCAACACCTTCCTGTTGACCGTACCCTTTCGCCACGAGCTTgctttatatatacttttggaTGATCCCATCTGCATGATGCTTTATCTTATATACCCATTTGAGACCAATGAGAGTTTTTCCTTCTGGTAAATCAACCAATTCCCATGTTTTGTTACGAACAATAGCTTGCAATTCTTCAACCATTACATTCTACTAATTTTCAGTGTTAATTGCTTTTTCAAAAGATTTAGGTTTCGACACATTTAATGCAAAGGGAAGAGATTCATATATCTCCTCAATAGACTTCATTTTTTTGGAGGTGTTTCACTTGAAGGAGTACAGGATGAAGAGTTCACTGGAGACCCGCTTCcatcaaattttttatcaacACTAACCAGTGAATTTGGAAGACAAGAAGGAACATTGGAATAACCAATTGGTTCATCTTGGATGGCAACTTGATACTAATATCGACAAGATCAGAAGCAACATTCCAGCTTGATTCCTCATTAAATACAACGTCCCTGCTGATGATGATAACTTTTTCCTTCACCGTATCGTACAACTTGTATGCTTTCGAAGGAATGctataattgatagatttgcaTTTTGTAGCTTTCTCATCAAGATTTTTACGATATAGAGCATCCACTAAAACATAAGCAACGAACCAAATACACTTAGATGACTTACATCAGGCTTACTACCTTCCCATGCTTCGTATGGAGTTTGATTATACACTGCCTTGGTTGGACAAATATTCAGAATGTACACAGCTGTAGCAACAGCTTCACCCCAAAATATTTTAGGAATGCCTCTTTCTTTCATAATACTTCTTGTCATCTCTACAATTGTGCGATTTTTTCATTACGCGATGCCATTTTGTTGGGGCTTGCGAGGTGCTGTGAGTTCTCGAAATATATCATTATTTTCACaataagtattaaattcttgTGACAAGAATTCACCTCTCCTATTTGTTCAAAGTGTCTTGATCATTCTCTCACCTCGCTTTTCCACGAGAGACTTAAATTTCTTAAAACAACCAAATGCCTCAGATTTGTACTTCAAAAAGTAGACCCAACACATACAGCTTTAATCATCAACAAGAAGTAGGAAATAGAGACTTCCACCCAAAGTTTCTACAGACATTGGACCACACAAATCTTCATGAATTAGTTCTCAACATATTGAAGCTCTCCAAGCCTTGCCTACTGTGAATGTTTGTCTACTCTGTTTTCCATAAACACAGCCCTCACAAAAACTGAGATTACTGATTTTGGGCAGCCCAATTATCATATCCTTGTTTCCTAATAACAGTAAACCTCTAACATTTAAATGACCATATCTTAAATGCCATAGATTTTATTTGGAATCATTTGCTAAAAGGGCATGACTCTGGCTCACATTAAGAGGAAACATTCTATTCGAGCCATAAATAGATTGTTTTCTTCATCTAGATATTCATCGGCTTGGTGATATTTATTCTATTCGAGCCATAAATCGattgtttaaaaatatagtaaatttGTAAGGTTTTAGACAAGTtagtatatgtacaaataaatattcaaagatgagtatatttttcaaattcccaaattttcatattttaattttcatatgataatataaattatacatattataatataattaataagttaTGAGATTATTAGATAAAATAAATACGATAAAATATTTACCTGAGGGATTCAATACTTTGACGCtcaattatcaaaatatatattcctAATATGTTAGTTTCTTAATATTTTGACAtctatttttaagaattttgacCACACACATAAAAAATGTATttacaaaagtaaaattttagaaatatttcCTCCATCCTATTTTAACTCATGTTAAATTTTTTGACACAGATTTTAAGGTGCTAAATATCAcatctaaatataatatttttattataaaatctatatcaaataaaaatctaGAAACtaaactttaaaaatttaatatgaaagttaaatatttttgttaagtgttattttttaaactataatatatatatatatgtcaaatgCCAAAAATAGTAATGGAggaagtaatatttttttaaaactcttcaaaatacatataaaaagtccaactgaataaaattattttttatgattaaacttAAGGGTTTTTATACATAACCAAGTTTGGAAGAATTTTTGCGAAAATActatcagttttttaaaattacggTGGTTGCATAGGCAACCCGCATCTGAAACTGCCAGCCAGCAACAACCACATGCAACGagaaatgcaactttgaaataaaaaaatttggaaattatatttgtttctaTAATAGGTTACAACCGGTTGCAAGACAGAAAAATAACCCCTACCGGCCAAACATTACGACCTAAAAACAACTAATACAACAACTTTTGCAATTTTGAAACAGACTACTC
This region includes:
- the LOC108206847 gene encoding 14 kDa proline-rich protein DC2.15; amino-acid sequence: MGSKNSASIALFFTLNILFFALVSSTEKCPDPYKPKPKPTPKPTPTPYPSAGKCPKDALKLGVCADVLNLVHNVVIGSPPTLPCCSLLEGLVNLEAAVCLCTAIKANVLGIHLNLPIALSLVLNNCGKQVPNGFECT